Proteins co-encoded in one Carassius carassius chromosome 35, fCarCar2.1, whole genome shotgun sequence genomic window:
- the si:dkey-12l12.1 gene encoding uncharacterized protein si:dkey-12l12.1 — MVLWVFLLCLQGCLLTHALNCMGRSVDCVNTQVTEVKVKDEPLSSLMRARRQAQLTQQPGTYSVKGSPNTLIQTDRSIRHLTASKKKPHRSRIGSYSLLSHNHATNPLQVVSVHRHFEGVSHPKVAALKSVKKRSRRSAPKRKKNSRNNTCS, encoded by the exons ATGGTGCTGTGGGTCTTTTTGCTCTGTCTGCAGGGATGTCTGCTCACACATGCTCTGAACTGCATGGGCAGGAGTGTGGACTGTGTCAACACACAGGTTACAGAGGTCAAG GTTAAAGATGAGCCCTTATCTTCTCTG ATGAGGGCTCGAAGACAAGCTCAACTCACTCAGCAGCCAGGAACTTATTCAGTCAAAGGATCTCCTAACACACTCATCCAG ACTGACAGGTCGATACGACATTTGACTGCTAGTAAAAAAAAGCCCCACAGATCTCGCATCGGCTCTTACTCACTTCTTTCCCATAACCATGCAACCAACCCACTGCAG GTCGTAAGTGTTCATAGACACTTTGAGGGCGTGTCCCATCCCAAAGTAGCTGCATTAAAG TCTGTGAAGAAGAGATCCAGAAGAAGTGCACCCAAGAGAAAGAAGAACTCAAGGAATAACACATGCTCATGA